AGATGACTTCATTCGTCTGTTGCGGGTAACGCATAATGAGTGATCCCATCTCGTTAGCGAAGTTATACCCATCCATCGAACCACAGAAGAACTCAAGCACCTTGTCAGCAAAAGGGTAGTTCATTACGGAATCAAATTGATCTCCCATGAGCCAGGTGAGGGAATCACTCCATACTTCGCCTACAATATAGGCTTCCGGATTGGCGGTTTTGACCACTTTGCGGAAATCGCGCCAGAAATGGTTATCCACTTCATTCGCAACATCGAGTCGCCAACCGTCGAGTTTAATCTCCTTGATCCAGTATTCAGCCACATCAAGCAAATAGTCTTTTACTTCGGGATTAGCAGTGTTGAACTTGGGCATATTGCCATAAAATCCAAATGTATCGTAGGTTGGGATACCATCCTTGATCTGCACCGGATATTCATTGATATGGAACCAGTCTGCATATTTGGAATTTTTGCCGTTCTTCAGTACATCCTGAAAAGGAGGGAAGTCTTCGCTGCAATGGTTAAAAACCGCGTCAAGCATGACCCGGATTCCACGGCGATGACATTGTTCCGCCACTTCTTTGAGTAGCTCATTATCCCCGAAATGAGGATCTACTTTTTTATAATCAACGGTATCGTATTTATGGTAGGAGTTTGCTTGAAACAGCGGGGTAAAGTAAATGGCATTAACACCGAGCTTAGTCAGATCATCCAGGTGATTGAGCACCCCCTGCAGGTCTCCGCCAAAGTAGTTATCCAGTTCAGGTCGGCCACCCCATTCCTGGGTTCCTTCAGGGTTCAGGTCGGGATTGCCATTGGCAAACCTTTCGGTCATGATTTGGTAGAACACGGCTTCTTTGGCCCATTCGGGAACCTTAAACACATCGATTTCATGAATATAGGAAAATTCATAATATCCTCCGGTAGGATATGGCTGAGCATAATGAATTCCGTTATCAGCCAGATAAATATTTTCGGTACCAGCGGTAATGCGGAAGATGTATGTCAGGCGCTTGAATTTGGGCTTAACTGCAGTTTCCCAGTAATCAAACATACTGTCGGAAGCCGCTTTCTCCAGTTGAATTTCTTTATAGGTTCCATTCCAATCATATTTATCACCAGTCAGTGCAGTCACATATTGCACATCGTTTCTCTTCGTTCGTACACGCAGGTGAATCGTCGAGGGATTATAAGCATAGGCCCATTTATCGCGGGGAACGTGATACATCGCTTCGAGCAGCATGACAACACCTCCTGAACTCAAGATACAGTTATAGCTATAAATAACCAAGTTAGAGAGCATATGAACCATAAGTGCGGTCGCTAAATGTAAGAATTTCAACATTTTTCAATGTTTTCTTTTCACAGCATCTCCACCTTGTGTCCGTATATACGTACTTTTCAAAACAAAAAAAGGTGCCCCTTAAGACCTGAAATGCAGGTCATGGGGAACACCCTAGGTTAATATACAACAGTTCACGAAAAACTTAGCGACTCGCTTGCTTAAACTCTGTTTGAATGGTTTGCAGCAGCTCAGGCTGTGTAAGAACATCATAAGCAGTTGCAGCAATTGCCTTGGCTCCAAGGATCATACCATCCAGGGCCCGTTCCTGAAGCGCCAGATCACGGAATTCAATGGAATGAAGCGTATGAACTTCGTCCACAACACGGATATACGGATGGATTGCAGGACAACGCAAGGATACGTTACCGATATCCATGGAACCATGGTCGTTGCCACTGACGATCTCTTCTTGAGAAATGCCGAGTTCAAGCAGATTAGCACTGAATGCAGCAGATAACGATTCATTCGTGACCATCTCATCATAGGATGTCTCGTAATTGGATGTCACAAGCCGGCATCCGGTTTGCAGAGCAGAACCTTCCGCAATCTGAATTACACGTTGAGTGAGAATATTCAACTCTTTTCTCGTTGAGGCACGTACATAGAATTGAGCAGAAGCGTAGTCAGGAATGATGTTGGCTGCCTGTCCTCCGCTGTTGATAACCCCGTGGATACGAACCGTACTTTTCACTTGTTGACGGAACGCATTAATGCCATTAAACGTCTGGATAACCGCATCCAGGGCATTGATGCCTTCATGTGGACTTGCAGCAGCATGCGAAGATTTCCCATGGAATTCAAATTGTACGGCATCAATAGCCAGGGAGCTGCCAGATTTCTCATACGCGTAATAAGGATGCGCCATCAGTGCGATATCACAGTCATCGAATAAACCCGCTTCAGCCATAGGCACTTTGGCCCCACGTGTTTCTTCCGCTGGTGTACCGAACACTTTCAATGTTCCGCCCACTTCATCCAGTATGGACTTCAGACCTACCGCAGCTCCGAGGCTCATCATGCAGATCAGATGGTGCCCACAAGCATGACCGATTTCCGGTAGTGCGTCGTATTCACATAACAGGGCAATGGTCGGACCTGGCTTGGATGCAGCATACGTACCGATGAATGCGGTGTCCAAGCCCAGGACAGGAGCTTCTACGGAAAAACCATGGTATGCAAGCTCTTCTTTTAACCGGGCAGAGGCGAGGTATTCTTCATTCCCAAGTTCGGGATTCGCACCAATGTATGATGAAATCTCTTTAAAACGGGAAGCATATTGATCAATTACAGTGAAAATTTGTGTTTTGGTATGTGTCATGCTGGACTCCTTAAGCAAAAATGAAAATAATTCAATAATTATATCATAGTTGCGGTTATTTTTCAGAAACTAGTCAGGATTTGTAATGTCGAAATGCATTGCATAATCATGCATTCTACTTTATAATGACTCAGGCATCAACAACAGAAAGCATACAAAGTATTATAAGGGGAGAACAGGGTTGAAATTGATTAGTCGTTACACCATGATGCTGCTAGCTCTTGTGGTCTTGTTAACTACGGTTGCACCTGTTGCGTCGGCAACGGGAACTACAGGCAATTCAGGCAGTAAAAAGCTGGTGCTCGGTACAAGTGCCGATTTTGCACCATATGAATTCCATAAAGTGATTGATGGTAAAGACCAAATCGTCGGATTTGATATTTCGATTGCTAAAGAAATTGCTGCGGATCTAGGCGCAGAGCTTGTAATAGAGGATATGGGTTTTGACGGACTTCTTCCTGCGTTACAGAGTGGTCGTGTGGATATGGTCATCTCTGGAATGACGCCAACGGATGAGCGTAGACAAAGCATTGACTTCTCCGATACCTATTATAAATCCAAGCAAGTCATCATGATTCGCAATGCGGATAAAGATAAATATCCAACCATGGCTGATCTGGAAAATGAAAAAATTGGTGTCCAAAAGGGCTCCATTCAGGAAACGATTGGCCAGGGAATCCCCGGCGCAAAACTGACAGCACTTGATAAAATATCTGATATCGTACTGCAATTGCAGACCAATCGTGTAAATGCTGCAATCGTTGAGGATACGGTAGCTGCCGGTTACCTGGATGATGTGATTGGACTAGCTCCGGCTATTCCGGATGAAGAGCAGGCCGAAGCGGCAATCGGGATTCGTAAGGGCAATACGGAATTGCTGAATGCAGTGAACGGAACGCTCGAACGTCTGAAAAGCGAAAATAAAATCGATCAGATGGTCACTGAAGCAAGCCAGTTGATGGCAGACAAGGTGAAAAAAGATCAAAACATTTTTCAAGTGTTCTGGCAATACAAAAGCTTTTATGCAACAGGTGTGGGTTACACCCTATTACTGTCTGCACTCGGTGTAATATTCGGGGTAATTATCGGTTTGATCATCTGTCTGTTACGTCTGCATGACGTCTCAATTCTGCGTTGGATTGGAACAGCTTACGTTGAAGTTATTCGTGGTACACCAATGCTGGTTCAATTGATGATTATCTATTACGGGCTTGCCTTGACGTTCGGTATTACATTTTCGCCGCTTCAGGCGGGGATTATCACACTATCCATTAATAGTGGTGCCTATCTTGCGGAGATTTTCCGTGCTGGTATACAGGGTGTGGATCGCGGCCAACTGGAAGCAGCTCGTTCCCTAGGAATGGGCAGAGGTGCGGCCATGCGCTTCATCGTGCTCCCACAAGCGTTCAAAGCGGTGTTGCCGGCGATCGGTAATGAGTTCGTGACCATTATCAAGGAATCCTCCATTATCTCGGTTATCGGTATGGTGGACATTATGTACCAGGCAAGTGTGGTCAAAAATATTACGTATCAAGGGATGAATCCATTCCTGATTGCGGCAGCCATCTACTTTGTGCTGACGTTCATTTTGTCCAAACTGCTGGGTCGACTGGAAAGGAAGTTGGGTGCAAGTGATAGACGTTAGACAATTATATAAATCCTATGATAAGAACGAAGTGCTTAAAGGCATTAACGTAACGATTGGCAAAGGCGAGGTTGTCGTGGTCATCGGTCCGTCCGGATCGGGGAAAAGTACCTTTTTGCGTTGTCTGAACTTACTGGAGAAACCTACTTCCGGTGAGATTAACTTTGAGGGAGTTTCGATCACTGACCCGAAACACAACATTAATGCAACTCGTGAAAAAATGGGGATGGTATTCCAGCATTTCAATCTGTTTCCGCACAAAACGGTGCAGCAGAACATTACGATTGCTCCCATTAAAGTGAAGAAACAGCCTGCACATGAAGCGGAACAAATCTGTGCAGATTTGCTCAAGACGGTGGGCCTCTCTGACAAAAAAGACGCCTATCCAAATCAGCTGTCCGGTGGACAGAAACAACGGATAGCTATTGCAAGAGCGCTCGCGATGCAGCCGCATGTCATGCTCTTTGACGAGCCAACGTCTGCACTGGACCCTGAAATGGTGGGTGAAGTCCTGGATGTTATGAAGCGGCTTGCAGAGGGCGGCATGACCATGGTTATTGTGACGCATGAGATGGGCTTCGCACGCGAAGTGGGTGACCGCATCCTGTTTATGGATGGCGGGGTAATTGTAGAAGAAGGAACGCCTGCTGAAGTGTTCGGTGAGCCCAAGCATGCACGTACACGTGACTTCCTTGCTAAAGTGCTCTAATACATCCAAGTTATTCAGGATGAAGATCAGGATGAAATTGCAAAATCTATACTTTGGATGAGAATTTCATCCCCTCATACATCCCTGTCGACGACCCGTCGGCAGGGATTGTTTTGTTATGTAAGGAAACGCACGGATTAACATAAAAAGTAACGTTTCTGTCATCAGCGATATAAGCTCAAATAGACATTTTTTTGAAAAAAACCGCTTAGATTCAGCCATGATGTTGAAGTGAATTAGACAGATGGTAACATTTACTACGACTCTTGGTTACAAAATTGTGATATATTTGTTCCTGCCGAAACTTCCGGAGTTGGGAGTGCGGGGGATGTAACGATGCAGAGTGTGCTTGGGGAAGAATCATTTGCACACGGCTTGGGGTGAATTAGGGCTACATATATTTGAATGTAATTGAACCTATAGGGTGGTTTCCTCCATCCGAATCCGACAACTAACTTCGCAGGCATAATGAGGGAGGAAGACCATGATTAACAAGAAACGTATAGCCAAAACAGCAACAGCTTTGCTGACAGCAGCAATGCTCATTCAGGCCGTTCCGGCTCATGCTGATTCAGTTCATGTGGCCAAAGAAGGGGATACCTTCTACACCTTATCCAAACAATATGGAGTTGGACTTAACGCTCTGATCAAAGCGAACAATGACATTTCAGCTTACAACATTTATGGTGGTTTGAAAATTACGATTCCTGGTAAAACAGTGAACACAGCTTCGGCTGCAGCAGCTAAAACAATCACTACTGCAAGTCTTGACGTTAACGCGGATAGTAAAGTTGTACAAGCCTGGGGAAAAACGTTTGATTACAGCAAAGCGGTCGACGTAAAAGCAACAGCATACTCCTCGGATGCTTCCGAAAATGGAGGATGGGGTGCTGTGGACTACTTCGGTAACCCGCTCGAATTGGGCACTATTGCAGTAGACCCAAGCATTATTCCATTGGGAACTAAGGTACTGGTGACAGGTCATACACACCCAGGACTGCCCAAACAGGCATTTGTTGCTACCGCTCGTGATGTGGGCAGCGCCATTAAAGGCCATAAGATCGATATCTTTATTCCTGGCAGCAAACAATCCGTGAGCACATTTGGTATTCAGGATGTTGAACTTTACATTTTGAAATAAAAATCAAAGCGTAGCTGCACATCATCATATGTGATTCCAACTAAATCTAAATTAAACAGTAAAGGGTGTCCCTTAATCACGAGAATGTGATTGAAGGGCACCCTTTTGAATATCCGACTTCTGGATTCTTTGACCTATTTGCCCTTTGGCAGTTCCAGCATTTCGTCCAAAGTCACCAGCTCGTACCCGCGGTTACGCAATTCCTCGATAACTTCAGGCAACGCCTCGATGGAACCACTCAGCTTCGATCCGACACCGCCTCCTGCATGCTGAAGAACAATGGAACCCGGTTTGACGGCGGACAGGATGTTTTTTTTGACTTCCTCTTTGGAGAGGCCCTTCCAGTCCAGGGAATCGACATTCCAGTTCACAATGCTGTAATGCTGTTTGGCTGCCCATTGCAGCTGCTGTTCGTTAATGTCGCCATAAGGTGGACGTATCATTTTGGGTGTGTACCCCACCAGATCCCGAATAATATCCCCGGTATGTAAGATTTGTTTGCGAAATGCATTCATGGTCAGCTTACTGAACTCCGGGTGATTGTAGCTGTGATTGCCAACAATATGCCCTTCCTTCACCATGCGTTTCACTAAATCCGGATGTTTCTCGGCGCGATGTCCCACAATGAAAAACGTAGCCCGCACCTTGTATTTCTTTAGAATATCCAACACCTTCGGGGTGAACCGTGGATCAGGTACGTCATCGAAAGTCAGCGCGACCTTTTTTGTCGAAGGGCCATTCGTTTTGAATGTATCCGCATATTTCTGTCTGAGCTGTCCCAGCGTCAGCTGCTCCTCTTCGGAAGAATTAGACTTCGAAGCAGGTTCGGTTTGCGGGCTTGAAGAAGCCCATAACTGAGCAGGAGCGTAACTTCCTCCCAGAAGAATGACCATGATGGATAACATGATGAGGCGTATACGCATGTTAGTGCCTCCTTTTCCCAAATTGCGCTCTCTTTGGTATGCCCGGGGCCATCCGTATTTATGCATGTTGTGAGATGTTTCATTGCTGATTCAGAAAATCAAAGCCATAATTCCACCATATATATAGAAAAGGACAGGTGGAGCAGGATGAATACATACGACTTAAATTCCGTTCGGTTACAGGTGATCGAAGCAGGAGAAGATAAGGTTTTTATAGTAACAGGAGGCAGATCACACATTGGAGCAGTAGCGACTTTTTATCCAGATCGTGAACGGGTGAGTGGAGCTACGGTGCATATTCCAGGACATAAAGAACAAGAACTGTGTGAAAGACTGGCACGTAAGGCTGCCCTGCATTTAAAGGTAACCGTCACTGTGATTATGGGGATTCACTTTGACGCCATTACGCGGATGCAGATTGATGAGATTGTGCAGACTGCAGAGAAGCTGCTTGATGAGGAGCTGTGCCAAACGGGTCGACTAATTCAATAGTTCGATGTAAGCAAAATAGGCTAAAATCGTTTTTTATGATTTTTTTTGTTAAAATTGAAACGAGTAGAACATTGCCACGTATGTATGATTATATACAAGGATGAACTATCGACTAGGAGGAATACCATAATGTCCATTTTCAAACGATTACGCGATTTAACCATGTCTAACATTAACTCTATTATTGACAAGGCAGAAGATCCGATCAAGATGACGGATCAATATATCCGGGATATGCAGGAAGATCTTGAAGATGCGGAGAAAGCTGTTGCTGCACAGATTGCCATTGAGAAGAAATTCAAGCAGCTGTTCGAAGAACAAGAAGCTCTCGTGAAGAAACGTGAGGAACAAGCACATACAGCAGCACGTGCACAGAATATGGATTTGGCCCGTCGGGCACTGGAAGAGAAAAAAGTCGCTGAAGAGAAGATGGCCGAATACAAAACAAGCTATGATCAAAACAAGGCTTCTGCCGATAACCTTCGTGGCAAGCTGGACGAAATGCGCAAACAATTGACTCAAATGAAAAATAAACGCGAAACATTGGTTGCACGCTACAACGCGGCAAAAGCTCAAACCGAAATCAACAAGGCGCTGAACGGATTTAGCTCCGATACTGCAAGTGCCGGCATGAAGCGTATGGAAGAAAAAATGATGCAGATGGAAGCTCAGGCTGAAGCCAGCAATGAGATGTCGTCCAAAGGTAAATCGCTGGACGATGAGTTCGAGAAGCTGGGTAAGGATCAGGCTGTTGAGGATGAACTGGCAGCATTGATGAAGCAATACGAAAATAAGAACTAAACCTTGTAAGCAAGCAGGGGCACCAGCGGAGGAGAGACCAGCGTTTCTCCTTCGCTTTTAATTGCGGTTCATGTTGAAATGTGGGGGCTATGTAAATGGATTTGAACATTTTGGCAATGCTGGTCTGGACGTTATCGGGTTCGGTTTTGCTGTTTGTCTTGATGTATGTGGATTCTTTGTTCACGAAGTATAAGGATTTTGCCGAAGTGAAGGCCGGCAATATGGCCGTTACGACACGTATGGTTATGAAGCTGTTTGCTCAGGGATACGTACTCGCCACCTCCATTTCGACAGCGGGTCATCTTGGAGAAGCGTTGCTTGTATCCGTTGTTTCCTTTGTCATTTTGCTGATTCTGGAGAGTGTGGTTCACTTTATGATTCGGAGATGGGCCAACCTGGATCTGGATACGGGAATACAGCAGGGCAAGACAGGTTACGGTTTGTTCTCGGGTGCCCTACATATCGTGGGCGCATTAATTATTGCAGCTTGTTTATAAGATAAAGAACAGGAGTAATGGGCATGAGTGTGTGGAAACGGATTAAAGGGATAATAGCCAAACCTGAACCGCCTAAGGCAGAGAAAACTATGCTTCAGCTGGCACCTGGTGATATCTGTGAGGTTTCGCTGGTCACCTATGAAGTTGTTGGGCGGGTACATCATCGAGCACGGAATGCGGCTGTCCTCACGTTGCAGGATGGTACGGCAATCCGACATTTGCATATTGAAGAACGGGAAATGACCCGGTATGCCCTCTATACACCCATTGATGGACGTCTCGATGCACCGGATGAGGTGCCTACATTGCTGGATCTGGATGGACGTGCGTATCATCTGGAGGAAGAATACGGAGGAATGGTAACCACTGCAGGCAGGACACCCTATGGTCAGGCGGGGGAACAATTAGTATGGCAATATCAGTCTGATGATAACATGCTTTTGCGTGTGGAGTGGCAAGACAGAAGATTTACACTGTATGAGGGTGAGTCCATTCTTCCTGCGGATATCAAAGTGATTCGTTCGAGCTAGGAGAGGTTCCAATGAAAAAGCGCTTGGCACATGGATTAAAATTAATGCTGGTCCTCAGCCTTGTGATGTCGCTGCTGTCCGCGTGCGGAGCACCTTCCGTTCAGGACACATATCCGCTTGAATCGGTCAGCGGCAGTGGTAACACGACATCCTATGTGTACCGAGCTGCCGAACGTACCGTTCCAGAGGTCGCTCAGGAATTATCTGAACAGCGGAAGCCGGATCAGATCTCGGCGGAAAATACAGAGCGGATGTTCCTGGTGTATCAGGACCAGTATTATCATTTGCAGCAAGACCCGAATAAAGTGGAAGACACCTTGGTTGAGGTGGATTCCAAGGAATATGTTCGGCAGAATTATGATTCGTCCTTTTTGCAAGGCTACTTAACCGCAACATTAATCGGTAATTTGTTTGATTCGTTCGGGGGTAGAGGGTCCGGTACGTATCGGGGTTATACGAACAAGGACACGTACAAGCCAAGAGAAGGCTCCTATCGGACACCGACGAGCAGCGATAAAAAGGTGGCTCCACCGATTACCGTTGACCGAAAAGGGTCAATTACCCGGCGTGGCAGCGATAAGGATTCGAGCGTAGGGTCCGGTGGAGGATTATTCAGCCGAAATAAGGAACAAAGCAAAGGCACAATTGATCGTAATAAGAGCAGTGGCGGCCTTGGAGGATTGTTTGATTCACCGAAGAGCTCTTATAAAAAGCCCAAAACGAGGGTTGGCGGTGGCCGAATCATGAGGCGTAGGTAGCACTTCTCATGAAAGGGACCCGCAATATTAAATCATTCGCAGAAGAACAGTGAAAAGGTAAGGTGGAGCGAGCTATGCCACTGAACATGACCTTGGACGCTGTTCTTTTTGTTTTACGATTTGCGGACATGATGAGACTTTCGAACACGAGGAATGGTTGTGGCAGGTTGTTTGCGAATCCAGCGGATATAAGGAGCGATGCGCTCATCTTGCCTTAGTGCCTGTATTCCAGTTAAACCTAAGGTCATAATATCACGATTGGTATATAGGGAATGAATTTGTTTGTGGCAAGAGATACAAAGATCGGCAGTAGGCATGTGCGTTCCGCCCATTTCTTTTGGTGTCAGGTGATGGACGGTTGTCTCGACAGGCTCCCTTCCACATAATTCGCATCGTTGGTTCACATACGTCAGCTCCTTTTCTCTTACATATTATGGTCTGTCCATTCGTCTTTCATGTGAATGGGTTGTTGGAGAGTACTTGTCATGACCTGGCTTTCGGGCTACACTTTTTAAGATGAACAAATGACCCAGGGAGGTTCTATCGCCATTGAAAATAAATTCACATTCAACGGATATGACGACTTCGAAATTTATCCGTAAAGCTATACAAGTACCGGATGCGCAGGCGAAAGTTGCTGCTCATGTCAGTTCGGGTTCAATAGAAAAGGTAACACTTGAGCAAGCACATGGTCGAACGCTTGCTGAGACAATTCATGCTCCCCATCCTTACCCATTCTTTCGTCGTTCCGGAATGGATGGATTTGCGATTCTAAGTTCGGATACGATTGAAGCATCCAGCGAGCAGCAGATTTGGTTCCGTATCATTGATGAAATTCCATGCGGGTATATATCGGATCTTACGATTACATCGGGTACAGCTGCTCGGATCATGACAGGAGCTCAGGTACCGGAAGGTGCAGATGCTGTTGTTATGATGGAGATGACTGAAAGTAAAGAAGAGCATGGGGAACAATGGATTGGCCTGAAGCGCCATATTCAGCCGGAAGCCAACATTACGCCGATTGGATTGGAGGTATATGAGGGGCAATTGCTGCTTGAAGCAGGAACGATTATTCAGGCAGGTGAACAATCCGTGCTGGCGACATTCGGCGTAGGTCAAGTGCCTGTATACAAACGCCCCAAGGTAGCCATTTTTGCAACAGGTTCAGAATTATTGGAAGTGGACGAGCCGCTGCAACCCGGGCGTATTCGGAACAGTAACAGCTATATGCTTCGTTCTCTGGTCGTTGAAGCGGGGGGCGAGCCGGTTATGTATGGTTCGATTGCTGATGACGTAGATACTGCACGTACGAAGCTTGCAGAAGCGCTTGAACATAATGATATGGTGGTCACAACAGGTGGGGTATCGGTTGGAGATTATGATATTATGGGGGATTTGGTTCGGGAAGGGAATATGGAGATGCTGTTTAATAAAGTGACCATGCGTCCCGGCAGTGTTACGACGGCTGCTGTGATTAATGACAAGCTGCTCTTTGCGCTTTCGGGCAATCCGGGAGCTTGTTTTGTTGGCTTTGAGTTATTTGTTCGGCCAACGATCCGTATGATTCAGGCCGATGCTCATCCATATTTGGAAGAATGGACAGCC
Above is a window of Paenibacillus sp. E222 DNA encoding:
- a CDS encoding alpha-glycosidase, which produces MLLEAMYHVPRDKWAYAYNPSTIHLRVRTKRNDVQYVTALTGDKYDWNGTYKEIQLEKAASDSMFDYWETAVKPKFKRLTYIFRITAGTENIYLADNGIHYAQPYPTGGYYEFSYIHEIDVFKVPEWAKEAVFYQIMTERFANGNPDLNPEGTQEWGGRPELDNYFGGDLQGVLNHLDDLTKLGVNAIYFTPLFQANSYHKYDTVDYKKVDPHFGDNELLKEVAEQCHRRGIRVMLDAVFNHCSEDFPPFQDVLKNGKNSKYADWFHINEYPVQIKDGIPTYDTFGFYGNMPKFNTANPEVKDYLLDVAEYWIKEIKLDGWRLDVANEVDNHFWRDFRKVVKTANPEAYIVGEVWSDSLTWLMGDQFDSVMNYPFADKVLEFFCGSMDGYNFANEMGSLIMRYPQQTNEVIFNMLCSHDTPRLLTRAGEDKRRLKLSVVFLFTYIGTPCIFYGDEVGIRGEGDPDCRKCMQWDPAKQDQELYDFYRLMIDLRKSNESLRKGRFRFLKADHNDPCIIYERMDDTLHFTVWMNNTPQERTLSHPMETMDWKDALTEDAVVPTNGMMNIKLDPYGYRILYRQLEPS
- a CDS encoding M20 family metallopeptidase translates to MTHTKTQIFTVIDQYASRFKEISSYIGANPELGNEEYLASARLKEELAYHGFSVEAPVLGLDTAFIGTYAASKPGPTIALLCEYDALPEIGHACGHHLICMMSLGAAVGLKSILDEVGGTLKVFGTPAEETRGAKVPMAEAGLFDDCDIALMAHPYYAYEKSGSSLAIDAVQFEFHGKSSHAAASPHEGINALDAVIQTFNGINAFRQQVKSTVRIHGVINSGGQAANIIPDYASAQFYVRASTRKELNILTQRVIQIAEGSALQTGCRLVTSNYETSYDEMVTNESLSAAFSANLLELGISQEEIVSGNDHGSMDIGNVSLRCPAIHPYIRVVDEVHTLHSIEFRDLALQERALDGMILGAKAIAATAYDVLTQPELLQTIQTEFKQASR
- a CDS encoding ABC transporter substrate-binding protein/permease; its protein translation is MKLISRYTMMLLALVVLLTTVAPVASATGTTGNSGSKKLVLGTSADFAPYEFHKVIDGKDQIVGFDISIAKEIAADLGAELVIEDMGFDGLLPALQSGRVDMVISGMTPTDERRQSIDFSDTYYKSKQVIMIRNADKDKYPTMADLENEKIGVQKGSIQETIGQGIPGAKLTALDKISDIVLQLQTNRVNAAIVEDTVAAGYLDDVIGLAPAIPDEEQAEAAIGIRKGNTELLNAVNGTLERLKSENKIDQMVTEASQLMADKVKKDQNIFQVFWQYKSFYATGVGYTLLLSALGVIFGVIIGLIICLLRLHDVSILRWIGTAYVEVIRGTPMLVQLMIIYYGLALTFGITFSPLQAGIITLSINSGAYLAEIFRAGIQGVDRGQLEAARSLGMGRGAAMRFIVLPQAFKAVLPAIGNEFVTIIKESSIISVIGMVDIMYQASVVKNITYQGMNPFLIAAAIYFVLTFILSKLLGRLERKLGASDRR
- a CDS encoding amino acid ABC transporter ATP-binding protein, translating into MIDVRQLYKSYDKNEVLKGINVTIGKGEVVVVIGPSGSGKSTFLRCLNLLEKPTSGEINFEGVSITDPKHNINATREKMGMVFQHFNLFPHKTVQQNITIAPIKVKKQPAHEAEQICADLLKTVGLSDKKDAYPNQLSGGQKQRIAIARALAMQPHVMLFDEPTSALDPEMVGEVLDVMKRLAEGGMTMVIVTHEMGFAREVGDRILFMDGGVIVEEGTPAEVFGEPKHARTRDFLAKVL
- a CDS encoding 3D domain-containing protein — protein: MINKKRIAKTATALLTAAMLIQAVPAHADSVHVAKEGDTFYTLSKQYGVGLNALIKANNDISAYNIYGGLKITIPGKTVNTASAAAAKTITTASLDVNADSKVVQAWGKTFDYSKAVDVKATAYSSDASENGGWGAVDYFGNPLELGTIAVDPSIIPLGTKVLVTGHTHPGLPKQAFVATARDVGSAIKGHKIDIFIPGSKQSVSTFGIQDVELYILK
- a CDS encoding polysaccharide deacetylase family protein — translated: MRIRLIMLSIMVILLGGSYAPAQLWASSSPQTEPASKSNSSEEEQLTLGQLRQKYADTFKTNGPSTKKVALTFDDVPDPRFTPKVLDILKKYKVRATFFIVGHRAEKHPDLVKRMVKEGHIVGNHSYNHPEFSKLTMNAFRKQILHTGDIIRDLVGYTPKMIRPPYGDINEQQLQWAAKQHYSIVNWNVDSLDWKGLSKEEVKKNILSAVKPGSIVLQHAGGGVGSKLSGSIEALPEVIEELRNRGYELVTLDEMLELPKGK
- a CDS encoding PspA/IM30 family protein — translated: MSIFKRLRDLTMSNINSIIDKAEDPIKMTDQYIRDMQEDLEDAEKAVAAQIAIEKKFKQLFEEQEALVKKREEQAHTAARAQNMDLARRALEEKKVAEEKMAEYKTSYDQNKASADNLRGKLDEMRKQLTQMKNKRETLVARYNAAKAQTEINKALNGFSSDTASAGMKRMEEKMMQMEAQAEASNEMSSKGKSLDDEFEKLGKDQAVEDELAALMKQYENKN
- a CDS encoding DUF350 domain-containing protein; this encodes MDLNILAMLVWTLSGSVLLFVLMYVDSLFTKYKDFAEVKAGNMAVTTRMVMKLFAQGYVLATSISTAGHLGEALLVSVVSFVILLILESVVHFMIRRWANLDLDTGIQQGKTGYGLFSGALHIVGALIIAACL
- a CDS encoding DUF4178 domain-containing protein, which codes for MSVWKRIKGIIAKPEPPKAEKTMLQLAPGDICEVSLVTYEVVGRVHHRARNAAVLTLQDGTAIRHLHIEEREMTRYALYTPIDGRLDAPDEVPTLLDLDGRAYHLEEEYGGMVTTAGRTPYGQAGEQLVWQYQSDDNMLLRVEWQDRRFTLYEGESILPADIKVIRSS
- a CDS encoding DUF4247 domain-containing protein — encoded protein: MKKRLAHGLKLMLVLSLVMSLLSACGAPSVQDTYPLESVSGSGNTTSYVYRAAERTVPEVAQELSEQRKPDQISAENTERMFLVYQDQYYHLQQDPNKVEDTLVEVDSKEYVRQNYDSSFLQGYLTATLIGNLFDSFGGRGSGTYRGYTNKDTYKPREGSYRTPTSSDKKVAPPITVDRKGSITRRGSDKDSSVGSGGGLFSRNKEQSKGTIDRNKSSGGLGGLFDSPKSSYKKPKTRVGGGRIMRRR
- a CDS encoding HNH endonuclease; translation: MNQRCELCGREPVETTVHHLTPKEMGGTHMPTADLCISCHKQIHSLYTNRDIMTLGLTGIQALRQDERIAPYIRWIRKQPATTIPRVRKSHHVRKS
- the glp gene encoding gephyrin-like molybdotransferase Glp; this translates as MTTSKFIRKAIQVPDAQAKVAAHVSSGSIEKVTLEQAHGRTLAETIHAPHPYPFFRRSGMDGFAILSSDTIEASSEQQIWFRIIDEIPCGYISDLTITSGTAARIMTGAQVPEGADAVVMMEMTESKEEHGEQWIGLKRHIQPEANITPIGLEVYEGQLLLEAGTIIQAGEQSVLATFGVGQVPVYKRPKVAIFATGSELLEVDEPLQPGRIRNSNSYMLRSLVVEAGGEPVMYGSIADDVDTARTKLAEALEHNDMVVTTGGVSVGDYDIMGDLVREGNMEMLFNKVTMRPGSVTTAAVINDKLLFALSGNPGACFVGFELFVRPTIRMIQADAHPYLEEWTAILDDDYTKVNNFTRFVRGRTEIRNGMVYAKPSAARVDESSVMITIKDSDCLIVVPPEKKGIPAGEQVRILRLPTGHVR